The following are encoded in a window of Chionomys nivalis chromosome X, mChiNiv1.1, whole genome shotgun sequence genomic DNA:
- the Tbc1d25 gene encoding TBC1 domain family member 25 isoform X2: MGPLLEDWDIISPKDVIGSDILLAEKRSSLTTAALPFTQSILSQVGRTLSKVQQVLSWSYGEDVKPFKPPLSDAEFHTYLNHEGQLSRPEELRLRIYHGGVEPSLRKVVWRYLLNVYPDGLTGRERMDYMKRKSREYEQLKSEWAQRVNPEDLEFIRSTVLKDVLRTDRAHPYYAGPEDGPHLRALHDLLTTYAVTHPQVSYCQGMSDLASPILAVMDHEGHAFVCFCGIMKRLAANFHPDGRAMATKFAHLKLLLRHADPDFYQYLQEAGADDLFFCYRWLLLELKREFAFDDALRMLEVTWSSLPPDPPEHEVELVGPPSQVADTDFGSHRGRPVRQRHMLRPAGGGSSAFEDAVVHLATSSQGPSGGGRLLRQASLDGLQQLRDNMGPRKDFLVQLAHPATLISSKSLSEPLLNSPDPLLSSSSRPDSPSSSSPPSTQEASPSGDIAVGSPLMQDVGSPRDPGKSPPPPPPMGLPPPQEFGRGNPFMLFLCLAILLEHRDHIMRNGLDYNELAMHFDRLVRKHHLGRVLRRAKALFADYLQSEVWDSEEGAEATAPS; encoded by the exons GCCCATTGCTGGAGGACTGGGACATAATTAGCCCCAAAGATGTCATTGGATCCGATATCCTACTGGCTGAGAAGCGTTCCTCACTGACGACAGCTGCCTTGCCTTTTACACAATCCATCCTGTCTCAG GTGGGCCGTACATTGTCTAAGGTCCAGCAGGTGCTGAGTTGGTCATATGGGGAAGATGTCAAGCCTTTCAAGCCCCCTCTGAGCGATGCTGAGTTTCACACATACCTGAATCACGAAGGCCAGCTCTCCCGTCCTGAAGAATTGCGTTTGCGGATCTATCATGGTGGTGTGGAGCCTTCCCTTCGAAAA GTGGTATGGCGGTACCTCCTGAATGTGTACCCAGATGGACTGACAGGCCGTGAGAGGATGGACTACATGAAACGGAAGAGTCGCGAGTATGAGCAGCTCAAAAGCGAGTGGGCCCAGCGAGTGAACCCTGAGGACCTGGAATTCATCCGCAGCACAGTCCTCAAGGATGTGCTTCGCACAGACAGAGCCCATCCCTACTATGCGGGGCCTGAGGATGGCCCACACCTACGGGCCCTACATGACCTGCTTACTACCTATGCTGTTACCCATCCACAGGTATCATACTGCCAGGGCATGAGTGACCTGGCATCACCCATCCTTGCTGTCATGGACCATGAAGGGCATGCTTTTGTATGCTTTTGTGGCATCATGAAGCGCCTGGCTGCCAACTTCCATCCTGATGGTCGTGCCATGGCCACCAAGTTTGCCCACCTCAAGCTGCTATTGAGACATGCTGACCCAGACTTCTACCAGTACCTAcaagaagcaggagctgatgacCTTTTTTTCTGTTACCGCTGGTTGCTGCTGGAGCTTAAGCGCGAATTTGCCTTTGATGATGCTCTCCGAATGCTAGAGGTCACCTGGAGTTCACTGCCCCCTGACCCTCCTGAACATGAAGTGGAACTTGTTGGACCTCCGAGCCAAGTGGCAGACACTGACTTTGGTAGCCACAGGGGACGGCCAGTACGTCAGAGGCACATGCTGAGGCCTGCTGGTGGAGGAAGCAGTGCTTTTGAAGATGCTGTTGTCCACTTAGCCACATCTAGCCAGGGACCGAGTGGTGGGGGACGTCTCCTGAGACAAGCCAGTCTGGATGGTCTCCAGCAACTCAGGGATAACATGGGCCCCAGGAAGGACTTTCTAGTCCAACTAGCCCACCCAGCTACCCTCATTAGCTCTAAGTCCCTCTCTGAGCCCTTGCTAAACTCCCCAGAcccactcctctcctcttcttctcggCCTGATTCcccatcttcttcatctcctccaTCTACACAGGAGGCTTCTCCTTCTGGGGACATAGCTGTAGGATCCCCCTTGATGCAAGATGTAGGATCTCCCAGAGATCCTGGGAagtccccaccacccccacctccaatgggccttcccccaccccaggagTTTGGCCGAGGGAACCCATTCATGCTCTTCCTCTGCCTGGCTATCTTGCTGGAGCACCGTGACCACATCATGCGCAATGGGCTGGATTACAATGAGCTAGCCATGCATTTTGACCGCCTGGTGCGGAAACACCATCTAGGGCGTGTCTTGCGCAGGGCCAAGGCTCTCTTTGCTGATTATTTGCAGTCTGAAGTGTGGGACTCTGAAGAGGGGGCTGAGGCCACAGCTCCATCTTGA